GTGCCGTCGAGATGAGCCCGAAGAGCACGGCGACGCCTTTCTGGATCGTGCCGGTGTCGAGCGCGTTCGAGACGTAGGGAGCGATCTGGCCGCCGGTGACCGTCGCGGGGACGGTGAACACGACCATGTTCCAGGGCGTCGAGGCGATGCTCAGCGAGTGGACGCCGCCGACGCCGAACGCACCGAGGATCGTCCCGCCGAAGACGTGCACCAGCGACGCCAGGATGGCCGTCGTCGCGACGATGATGTGGTTGGTTCCGATCGCGACTCGCGTGGGAACGCCGGTGCGGAGCTGGGAGATGATCCCGAGTTCGCCGCTGCCGAAGCCGGCCAGCCCCTGGAAGGTGCCGCCGACGCTGTAGTTGGCGAAGCGTTCGAGATAGCCCGACCACGAGTAGCGGTAGGTGTCCCCGCCGCGGTCGACGCGGGTGACTTCGCCGTCGTCGGTCGCATCGACGCCAGCAGGCCCCAGCTTCCCGTCGTCGTCGGGGAGCTCAGCCGAAGTTCCGCCGTCAGTGGAGACTGCGTCTGTGTCCTCCTCGGGCTCGCCGTGGCCGATGTCGGCTTTGAGCATCAGGTAGCCGGCGGCCAGCAGCGCCGCGCCGAGCGCCGCGTGGAACAGCGGTTCGGGGATGAAAAACGACAGGATCGCGCCGGCGATGACGAACGGGACGCTCCCGGCGACGATCGTCAGGGCGAGTCGGCGATCGACCAGTCCGTACTGGATGAACGCGATCGACGAGCTCGACAGCCCGAATGACTCGCTGATCAGCCCGACTTTGACCAGGGTCTCGGGTTCGAGCGGATGCGCGAGCAGGGGGAAGATGAAGATCAGGAACGGCACGAACAGGGCCGAGCCGCTGATCCCGACCGTGTTGACGATGGTCGCCCCCAGCAGAAAGAAGGGGAACAGCCACCAGTACTCGAGCCAGTAGTCCAGTCCGCCGCTCCCGCCGGTCGGTGCGGCGAGGAGGACCAGCGCGACGAACAGCGCCGGGGCCGCGAAGACGAACACGTGCTGATACTTCAGAAACGACTTCTGGAGACGTTGGGATCGGGTCGCGCTCATCGGTATCAGTGTGTCAGGAGCGTCGTCGGCTGTCGGTGAGGGCACCCACTGCGGGGAGACGAGTCACTGCCAGCGGCCGAGAAACGACGGGCCGACATTCAAGTGAACCCTCCCAGTGCGTGGTGGAAGTCCGAGAACTCGTCGTGGCGCTGCGTGACGTGTCGAATCATGGATTGACCGGCGGATAATGAATCGCTACGTAAAAAATCTGTGAACTCCGTCGAATCACGGGCTGAAATCACACGATGCGCCGGAATCAAACGATCTTTCACAAAATATACTGTCTCGTGAGGGCTGTCCTCTTCGGGGGGATAGACCGTGGGTCACACTGACTGGAGCGTCTCCAGAATCTGTGGCCAGGACTGCTCGGCGGCGTGGGCCGTCCCGCGAGGCGTTCCACCACTGCCCTCGAATCCAGTCAGCGGCGCGTAGGGCGTCGAGATGAGATGCCCCGCATCCTCGAAGACCAGATGCTCGAAGTCGTGGTCGAATTCCGACCGTGCGAGTCGATCGACGGCGATGGCACAGAGTTCCGTGGCGGGCCAGACCCGATCGTCGCGACCGGAGGCCAGCAAGATCGGGCCGTCCGTCCGTTCGACTTCGATCGCGGCCGTCTCGACCGGCTCGTCGTCCAATCCACTCGCGACCGTCTCCCGCGGGATCGGCTTGCCTTCCAGGTGGGGAACAGGGTCGCCGTCTGCGACCCAGCCCGGCTCGCCGCTGGGGGAGTCCCAGGCGACGCCGCTGGCCGCCAGCGCGACGACCCCGCCGACCCAGGCGAAGCGCGATCCCAGCAGGAGCGCGAGTTCGCCGCCGCGGGACCCGCCCATCACGCCGAGCGAATCCGACTGGACGGCGTCGAGGCTCCGGAACCACGCGCCCGCGCGGTCAAAATACGATAGTGGGACGGACCGGTGTTCGTCCGGAATTGCGTCGTGCGCACCGACGTACCGGACCGCGAAGACGGCAAAGCCGTGCGTCGCCAGCGACTGGGCCGTTCGCGTGGGCAGGCGGCCGCCGGACCCATGGAGCAGGAGCACGCCCGGGTGCGGTCCGTCACCGCCAGGCAGGAAGAGCCGGCCGGCGAGGTCGTCGGTGTCGACCGTCCGAGTCGTCACTTCGGGATCGTAGCACTGCCGGGTGATCGTGCGCTCGACTCGGTCGTTCCGGGTCCCGGCAGTCAGATCGACCGCGACGGTCGGCTCGCAGTCGAGGGTCGCGCCGCGAACGTCGGCGTCCGTCGCCATCGACCAGAGCCAGCCCATCGGTTCGGTTCCCTCGTAGGAACCGCTCTCTGGGGCGTCCGCAGACAGGTCCACGACACCTTCACTGTCGGCGAGAAACGTCGCATAGGAGGACCACGCGACGCCGTCGTGATCGACGAGCATCGCCTCGAACCGCACCTCGGCTCCGGGTTCGACACCGGTGATCCGGACGGTGATTGCCTCGTCGTTCGGACTGCGCGAGGGAGCTTCGATCGTCAACGCGCTGGAGTGAGAGTCGTCGCTCACGACGAATCACCGGAGCACGCGCTGGACGTCTTCGAGCGCGTCGCCCTGTGCGGGGTGAGCCGCGGAGACGTCGAACGGGAGCGTCTCGAACCAGCCGACCTCGAACGGCGAGTCCTCGGGGACTCTCGGGTCCGCCTCGCCCTGGGCCGACGCCTCGAAGACGACGTGGACGGTCTCGGTGTGTGGCGTCTCGGATCGCTCGGTCGTGTGCTCGATCTCGCGCACGCGGGCGGGTCTGTCGAGGGAGACCTCGACCCCGGTCTCGTCTGCGACCGCGTGCCGCCCAGCAGCGCGCCACGACTCGCCTGCGTCGACGGTGGCGTTTGGCAGGAGTGCGATAGATCGCTCGTGATCGACCAGCAGCAGCGCCTCGCCGCGTTCGTTCGTGACGCCGACGATCACTCGGCCGGCAGCGTCGGCCTCACAGTGGTCGGCGTCCTCGTGGACGTACGTCCGCTGGTCGGTCTCGACGCCCGCACGGTCGGCAACTGCCTGTGGATCGAACTCGCTCTCTGCACTCGTGGTCGACGGAATGGATTCTGAATCTGTCATGTGGGTGTAGCAGGGGCTGTTCGGCGAACGGTCCAGCAGGGCTCGAACGGCCGAGAGATCGCACTGCTCTCGGTATCAGTATACAGATGCGACTCACGGAAAAGAATTACTATTTCGATTAACTTTACTCTTCACTTACTATTTCGAACGCCTCGTATTTAGATCTTTTCCCGCTCATCGATCGAACTGCGTCTCGCCCGGACCCGGAAGGCATAAGGGTTCCATCGTGTATTCTGCGCACATGGCGTCCACTTCCACGGACTGCTGGCGCTGGCGACGGTCGGAAGTGGACAGTCTCGCGGCCGTCGTCCGGCGGGCCTAACCCGCCGGCGAGGCCGACGATGCTCCCTCCGCTTTCTCGGCCCGCTCGTTTGAAGACCACACGACACCACAGCAGACACAATGACAGACACCACCGACGACGACCCACCGGACGAACCGACCGACGACCGGACAAGAGACACGCGGCTCCGCGCTGACGGTGCCGGCGCAGCGGGGGCCGACGACGTCGCGCTCGATCCGTGGGGCTCGGCCACCGTCGAGGACTACCGCAAGCTCTTCGAGCAGTTCGGCATCGAGTCCTTCGACGAAATCTTGCCCGAGGTGCCGAACCCCCACTACCTGATGCGCCGCGGCGTCATCTTCGGGCATCGGGACTACCGCCCGGTCGCCGAGGCGATGCGCGAGGGCGAAGACTTCGCCGTCCTCTCGGGGTTCATGCCGACGGGCGACCCCCACATCGGCCACAAGATGGTCTTCGACGAGATCGTCTGGCACCAGCAGCAGGGCGGGGACGCCTACGGGCTGATCGCCGACCTGGAAGCCCACGCCGCCCGCGAACTCTCCTGGGAGACGATCGACGAACACGCCCGCAGCTACATCCTCTCGCTGCTCGCGCTCGGATTCGATCCCGAGGAGGGCGAACTCTACCGCCAGTCGGACAACCGCGAGGTCCAGGATCTGGGCTTCGAACTGGGCGCGAAAGCCAACTTCTCCGAGTTGCAGGCGATCTACGACTTCGACGGCGAGACAGACGTCAGCCACATGCAGAGCGTGGTTACACAGATGGCCGACATCCTCTATCCCCAACTCGAGGAACCCAAACCCACGGTGATTCCGGTCGGTCCCGACCAGGACCCGCACATGCGGCTGGCGCGGGATCTGGCCGCGCGGATGCGCTACTTCAAGGTGACCGAGGCGTTCGCGAGTTTCGAGGTCGATCCCGATCAGCGTTCGATCATCGCCGAGGCCTACGAGACCCTCAGCCAGCGCCATCCCGACGAGACCGTCCGCTGTGAGGACGCCGCGCGCTACCTCGAAAACGAGCGCGATCCGGACGCGACCGACCTCAACGCCACCCGGACGGACTCGGCCATCATGATGCTCAAAGAAGCCGGCAAGGAGCCACTGCGACCCCGAACCCGGTTCCTCGATCGCAACGCCACCGACGAGGCCTTCGAGGCGCTGATCGAGGCTATCGACGGCGAGAAACGCGTCTACGAGGCCCACATCGACGCCTTCGACCTCGATCGGGAGGCGGCCGAAGAACTCGCCCGCGAGGTCGAGATCGACCACGGCGGCTACGGCTTTCTCGCTCCCTCCTCGATCTATCACCGGTTCATGACCGGCTTGACTGGGGGCAAGATGTCCTCGTCGATCCCCGCGAGTCACATCTCACTGCTGGACGACCCCGAAGAGGGCTACGACAAGGTCAAGGCCGCGACGACGGGGGGCCGCGAGACCGCCGAGGAACAGCGCGAACTCGGCGGCCGGGCCGACGAGTGTCCGGTCTACGAACTCTACGCCTACCTGTTGTCGGGCGACGACGACGAGTTCGCGACCGAGGTCTACGAGGAGTGTGTCGGCGGCGAGCGTCTCTGCGGTGGGTGCAAGGAGCAGGCCGCGGAGTTGATGGAGGAGTTCCTCGAAGAACACCAGGAGAAACGCGCGGAGTGGGAGGAGAAGCTGGACGAACTGGATATCGACTTCGACAGCGACCGCAAGCGGGCGTGAATAGGCTTTCAACCCGCTCATAGTGACCGTTGTAAGTCTGTTCCGGATCGACCGCACGCCTTCGTGCGGTCGTACCGGTAAATCGTTACAACGGTCACTATCAGACGTCGCTATCGACCGAGACCACGGACATGTCGAAGGCACAACGAATCGTCCCGTCCGGCAGCACGACCGTCAGTGCAGCCCCTCTCGGAAACCTTCGTAGAGGAGATACAGGATGCCACTCCCACACAGCAGGGCAGTGACGATTCCAACCAGGCCCACGAGGACGTTGCCGTCTGTTAGTTGTTCCGTCATCCCGACGCCGAAGAAGCCCAGCGTAGCCAGTAACAGCCCATATATCAGTCGCTCCAGAGAAGAGGCCAGACGGTCTGATGGTGATTCAGTCATATGTTGCTCTTTGAATATCTTCTGAATTTACGGTTATTTATAGATTGGGAATCCGTCCATCCACCGCAAAGAGCGTCGGGGGTGGACAGTATAACTCGACGAGTCGGACGGCACCTTCGACAGCGATCGCGAGCGAACCTGCGTCTTCGAAAGGACGACTACACTTCGAGTGCGCCCGCGAGCACTTCTACCACGACTTCGGCCGCGAGTTCCCCACCGTCTTCGACGGCGATCTCCATCGCCTCGCTCCCGCTGTCGACTACCACCGTCGCGGCGTCACCGCCCGTCTCGGCCGCCACGGCCAGTGTCTCGCCGCCGGTTTCGATAATCGCGTCAGCGTCGGCGGCGTCGACACCGACGCTGTCGGGCAGAACTGTTGCGTCGACGTCGAGTGCGCCCGTCTCGGGGAGTGAGACGTCTTCGAGTGCCGCTTCGATCCTGTCGGTGTTCGGTCGTGCGTCCGCGAAGAGGTCGCCGATCCCGCTGGCGAGGTCAGCGTACGCTGTGGGATCGAGAACGGTGTAGTCGGGGACTGTCGCCACGTCGAGGAGGGTCTCGGCGACGCGGTCGCGGCGTCGTTTCTTTCGATCGTCTGTCATGGGCGAGTCGTCAAGATCAGCTGACAAATACGTTGCGATCAGTACGTCTCCTCGACTGCGACAGTGACGCTCGTGCCGTCGGATTCGACGACGACCTGGGTGGTCCCGTCGTCGTCGATGGCTCGGATCGTCAGCGGGTCGACCGTCGCCGTGTCACCAGCGTCCGGAATCGCACTCGTCCCGACGACGTCACCGTCACGGGTGACGCGCAGTTCGAACTCCTCCTGCGTGGGGACGACCGTCACGCGGTGGTCGTCGATGTGCACGTCGGCCCGGACGGGGTCGCTCGTGAACGAGCGGGTGCGCTCGCCGTCGTGTATCAGATCGACGGCGTAGGCACTGGCGTTGCCCGTGACTTCCCACCCTGTGCGCTCGGCGCGGACGGTCTCGCGCCAGCCCAGGCCGCCGACCTGGACCTCTCCCTCGCCGTCGAAGGCGATGCTGTCCTTGCGCTCGCCGATCGTCCACATACTCCGGGAATCGCTGGCGACCAGTAGCCCGTCGTAGGTCTGGTTGAGACTCGACGTGTTGAGATCGAGCATCAGCAACTCCTGGCCGCCGGTGACGTTCTCGGCGTAGGTGACGACGTAGTCTCCCACTTCGATCTCGTTGGTCTCGGTGATCGAGTCGGTGTCGACGGCGACCGGCCCGTAGAGGATCCCGGGTAACAGCAGGAGGATCGCGACCGTCCCGAGTCCGAGAAACGCGGTTCTGCGGCGGGTCGCCCACCGACTGTCCTCACCACGAAGGGCAGTCGGCAGCGCCGGCAGCGCCAGTGCGACGACCGCGAGCACGAGTAGCGCGGCGAACGGAGCGAACCCGCTGAGTTCGGGCACTGCGCCCGAGAGCGCGGCCAGGAACCACAGCGTCGTGAGGGCGAACGGGATCGCCAATAGTGCGACCGCGAGGATCGCGATCGAGCGCGAGATCGAGCGATCGCTGCCCGTGGCGGCGATCGTCACCAGCCCCGTCAGCAGGACGACGAAGATCACGCCCGCGCCGCGATAGAGGTAGAAGACGTCCTGCCCACCGGGCCAGACCAGCAGCCACAGCGACAGCGCCAGCCCGAACGCCAGCGTCGCGAAGAAGACCTCGAGGGGCGCGAGGTCCTTCTGGCGCGACCAGAGCAGTCCGACGGCGAGCAGGACACCGACGACGAATCCCAGCATGTGTGCCTGGAAGGCGATCCCGGCCCACGACGGCGGTGCGGGCGGTCCCACGGAGATCGTTCCTCGAACGACTGGGTCGGCCAGCGCCTGATACAGCGTCGAGAGCGCGCTGGATGCGACGACCGCCGCGATGGCCGCTCGCGGTTTCGTCACGATAGCGAAGCCCGCGATCCCGAAGACTGCGCCCGAAAAGCCCAGGCCGGGACCGAGCGAGAAGATGCCTGTCAGGAGCGCGACGGCGAACATCGCGCCCGTGACGAGCGCGATTCGGGCGCCCGGCCGGGAGAAGCGACTCTCCTCGGGAGCCAGCAGCGAGTCCTGAATGGTGTGGCCCCGGCGCTGTGGGTAGTGGCCCCAGGCGTACTCGGCGACGACCCCGAACGCCAGCGTCCCGGTCATGTTGCCGAGCAGGTGGGCGGGCGAGCCGTGGGCGAACCCGGAGGTCAGCACGCCGACGGGGTAGAACCACGACCACGAGACGAACGGCAGCGTCAGGGGCTCGTTCCAGCTGGTCAGGCCGTGCTGGGCCAGCAAGTAGAACGCAGTCACGAGCGCGACCGCCACCAGCGTCCCCCAGGGGACGCCGTAGACGAACCGGTCGTCGGTGAGCGCGCGCCAGCGTTCACTGCCGCCGTTGGTCCAGACGAGCCAGCCGACACCTGCCAGGAGGGCAGCGAGGACCACCGCTGTGAGTGCGACCATTACGTTCTAGCGACGCCAGAGCGCCCATCAATCATTCGGTCCCGGCGACTCCACAATGCTTATTGAGACGGTGTGGCAAGGCAGGGGTATGCCAGCCGAACCCCACTGCAGGCGTCTCGTTGGCCAGCCGACCGACAGCGCAGGGTTCGGTTTCTTTTTCGGGGCCTGCGGGCGGTGAACTCGGGGCTCGGCGCTGACGCGCCGCCCCGACGAAACCGTCCCGTCGTCGGCCCCGTGTTCGCGTCCAGTGGCGTGAGCACGAGTGATCGTGACCGCTGTACCGATGGACCGGGACGACCGCACAGACGTACGGTCGATCCAGCACAGGCGGACGGCAGTCACTATGAGAACCGTTAACTGACGAACCCGCGGTATATCCACCAACGAACCGATGCAACTCCCAGAAACGCAGGTCGCGGTCCTCGAAGCCGCGAGTGCTGAGGATCCACGCACAGTCGAATCGCTCGCCGACGAGATCGGCGAAAAACCCGAGACGGTCACCCGGGCCGCCTTCGAACTCGAAGACGAGGGGCTGGTCGAGGTGCTCGAGACGACCGACGAGCACGTCTCGCTGACCGACGAGGCTCGGACCTATCTCGACGACGGGCTCCCTGAAGTTCGCCTCTACCGGGCGGCCGTCGAGGCCGGTGCGGACGACGCGCCCGTCCAGATGGGGCAGGTCATCGGCGCGTCGGGTCTCGAAGGCGGCGCAGTCGACATCGCGCTGTCGAACTTCGCCCGGAAGGGCTACGGCGAGATCGCCAGCGGCGAGATCACCGCGAGTCCGGCGGCCGGTCCCGACGACGACCCGGAGGCCGCGGCGCTTGCAGCACTCGACGCTGGCGAGAGTGCCGACGGGAGCGTCCTCGACCAGCTCGAACGCCGGGAGCTGATCGAGCGCTCCGAGAGTACGGTCAGGTCTGTCCAGCTGACCGACGAGGGCGTGACCGCACTGATGGAGGGCGTCGAAGCCGCCCAGGAGGTCGGCCAGCTCACATCGGAGATGCTCACCAGCGGGGCGTGGCGCGACGCCGAGTTCAGCGAGTACAACGTCGCGGCCGACGCCGAGACCATCGACGGCGGGAAAGACCACCCGCTGCGGGCGATGGCAGAACGCGTCAAAGACGTGCTGGTCGGGATGGGCTTCGAGGAGATGGAAGGCCCCCACGCCGACGCGGAGTTCTGGATCAACGACTGTCTGTTCATGCCCCAGGACCACCCCGCGCGCACGCACTGGGACCAGTTCGCGCTGGAGGTCCCGCCGATGCGCGACCTGCCCGACGACGTCCGCGAGCGCGTCGAGACCGCCCATCGTGAGGGTGTCGGCGCGGACGGCGAGGGGTATCACTCCCCCTGGGGCGAGGAGATGGCCCGCCAGATCGACCTCCGGGGCCACACCACGTCGCTGTCGGCCCGCCACCTCGCGGGCGTCGCGAAAGGCGATCTGGAGCCGCCCCAGCGGTTCTTCTCGATCGAGAAGGCCTACCGCAACGACGAGATCGATTCGACGCACCTGCTGGAGTTCTTCCAGATCGAGGGCTGGGTCATGGCCGAGGATCTCTCGGTTCGGGATCTGATGGGCACCTTTACCGAGTTTTACGAGCAGTTCGGGATCACCGACCTGCGATTCAAGCCCACCTATAATCCCTACACTGAACCCTCGTTCGAGCTGTTCGGCGAGCACCCCGTCACGGGCGAAGTGGTCGAGATCGGTAACTCGGGGATCTTCCGGCCGGAGATGCTCGAACCCCTCGACGTGGACTGTGACGTGATGGCCTGGGGTCTGGCCCTCGAACGGTTGATGATGCTCGTCACTGGTGCGGAAGACATCCGGGACGTCCACGGGACGCTCGTGGATCTGGAGTACCTGCGCGAAGAGGAGGTGCGTTACTGATGCCGACTGTCGATATCGCTACCGACGAACTGCGAGAACTGACCGGCTACACGGACACGACCGACGAGGAGTTCAAGACCGAACTGTTCGACCTCGGCCTCGAGTTCGAAGGCGAGACCGAGGACGGCGAGTTGCAGTTCGAGTTCGAGCCCGACCGATTGGATCGGCTCTCCGTCGAGGGCGTCGCGCGGTCGCTGCGGTACGACCGCGGGGACAGCCGGGGCGTCCACGTCCCGGACACGAACAGTGCCGACTGGACGATCGAAGTCGAAGACGTGCCCGAAGAACGGCCCTACGTCACGGGCGCGATCGTTCGCGGGCTGGACCTCTCGGAGTCGGCGTTCGACTCGCTGATCCAGCTCCAGGAGAAGCTCCATGCGACGATGGGGCGCAAGCGCGCGAAGGGCGCGATCGGCGTTCACGATCTGACGATGTTGAAAGGTGAGGCTGCGGTGGATGGCAAAGGGAAGTCCATTCGCTACACGGGCGTCGACCCCGAGGAGGCGACGTTCGTGCCGCTGGAGAGTGACGCCGAGATGACGCCCGCCGAGGTCATCGCCGAGCACCATATCGGCCAGGAGTACGCCCATCTCGTCGAAGACATGGATCGCGTGCCGGCGATCTACGACTCGATCGGGCTGTTCTCGTTCCCGCCAGTCATCAACGGCAAGCGCACGGAGGTCACGACGAACTCCCGGGACCTCTTCATCGAGATGACCGGCACCGACCAGTGGACGATCGACCACATGCTCAACATCGTCTGCTACGCGCTCGCTGCTCGCGGCGGAACCATCGAGGACGTCAACGTCGAGTACGAAACCGCCCCCGAGGAGTACCCCGCCGACCTCGTGCGGCCGGACTTCTCGACGAAGACCAAGACGGTGGTCCACGACCGTATCGAGACGGCGCTCGGGATCGAGCTTTCGGAGGAGGAGGTGCTCGACCTCCTCGAACGCTCCGGGCTGGAAGGTGTCTCTACCGACGTCGACGGCGAAGCCGGCTACGAGGTGACGATCCCGCCCTACCGCGTGGACGTCCTCCATCCCGTCGATGTGATCGACGACGTGGGTCGGGCCTACGGCTTCAACGATCTCGAACCGCGGTATCCCGACGTGGGGACGATCGGCGGGCGACACGAGCGCTCGCGGCTGGCGCGTGCGGTCCGGCAGTCGCTCGTCGGGCTCGGGTTCCAGGATCTGTTGAACTTCCACATGACCGACGCGGCCCAGGTCGGCGACCGAATGAATCTCGGGGATTCAGAGAGTGTGCTGGGTTCCCAGGAGCCCGTTCGGATCACGAATCCCTACAGCGAGGACTACACCATCGCGAGGT
The Halapricum salinum genome window above contains:
- a CDS encoding tryptophan--tRNA ligase, yielding MTDTTDDDPPDEPTDDRTRDTRLRADGAGAAGADDVALDPWGSATVEDYRKLFEQFGIESFDEILPEVPNPHYLMRRGVIFGHRDYRPVAEAMREGEDFAVLSGFMPTGDPHIGHKMVFDEIVWHQQQGGDAYGLIADLEAHAARELSWETIDEHARSYILSLLALGFDPEEGELYRQSDNREVQDLGFELGAKANFSELQAIYDFDGETDVSHMQSVVTQMADILYPQLEEPKPTVIPVGPDQDPHMRLARDLAARMRYFKVTEAFASFEVDPDQRSIIAEAYETLSQRHPDETVRCEDAARYLENERDPDATDLNATRTDSAIMMLKEAGKEPLRPRTRFLDRNATDEAFEALIEAIDGEKRVYEAHIDAFDLDREAAEELAREVEIDHGGYGFLAPSSIYHRFMTGLTGGKMSSSIPASHISLLDDPEEGYDKVKAATTGGRETAEEQRELGGRADECPVYELYAYLLSGDDDEFATEVYEECVGGERLCGGCKEQAAELMEEFLEEHQEKRAEWEEKLDELDIDFDSDRKRA
- a CDS encoding rhomboid family intramembrane serine protease: MVALTAVVLAALLAGVGWLVWTNGGSERWRALTDDRFVYGVPWGTLVAVALVTAFYLLAQHGLTSWNEPLTLPFVSWSWFYPVGVLTSGFAHGSPAHLLGNMTGTLAFGVVAEYAWGHYPQRRGHTIQDSLLAPEESRFSRPGARIALVTGAMFAVALLTGIFSLGPGLGFSGAVFGIAGFAIVTKPRAAIAAVVASSALSTLYQALADPVVRGTISVGPPAPPSWAGIAFQAHMLGFVVGVLLAVGLLWSRQKDLAPLEVFFATLAFGLALSLWLLVWPGGQDVFYLYRGAGVIFVVLLTGLVTIAATGSDRSISRSIAILAVALLAIPFALTTLWFLAALSGAVPELSGFAPFAALLVLAVVALALPALPTALRGEDSRWATRRRTAFLGLGTVAILLLLPGILYGPVAVDTDSITETNEIEVGDYVVTYAENVTGGQELLMLDLNTSSLNQTYDGLLVASDSRSMWTIGERKDSIAFDGEGEVQVGGLGWRETVRAERTGWEVTGNASAYAVDLIHDGERTRSFTSDPVRADVHIDDHRVTVVPTQEEFELRVTRDGDVVGTSAIPDAGDTATVDPLTIRAIDDDGTTQVVVESDGTSVTVAVEETY
- a CDS encoding NUDIX hydrolase, whose amino-acid sequence is MTDSESIPSTTSAESEFDPQAVADRAGVETDQRTYVHEDADHCEADAAGRVIVGVTNERGEALLLVDHERSIALLPNATVDAGESWRAAGRHAVADETGVEVSLDRPARVREIEHTTERSETPHTETVHVVFEASAQGEADPRVPEDSPFEVGWFETLPFDVSAAHPAQGDALEDVQRVLR
- the pheS gene encoding phenylalanine--tRNA ligase subunit alpha; its protein translation is MQLPETQVAVLEAASAEDPRTVESLADEIGEKPETVTRAAFELEDEGLVEVLETTDEHVSLTDEARTYLDDGLPEVRLYRAAVEAGADDAPVQMGQVIGASGLEGGAVDIALSNFARKGYGEIASGEITASPAAGPDDDPEAAALAALDAGESADGSVLDQLERRELIERSESTVRSVQLTDEGVTALMEGVEAAQEVGQLTSEMLTSGAWRDAEFSEYNVAADAETIDGGKDHPLRAMAERVKDVLVGMGFEEMEGPHADAEFWINDCLFMPQDHPARTHWDQFALEVPPMRDLPDDVRERVETAHREGVGADGEGYHSPWGEEMARQIDLRGHTTSLSARHLAGVAKGDLEPPQRFFSIEKAYRNDEIDSTHLLEFFQIEGWVMAEDLSVRDLMGTFTEFYEQFGITDLRFKPTYNPYTEPSFELFGEHPVTGEVVEIGNSGIFRPEMLEPLDVDCDVMAWGLALERLMMLVTGAEDIRDVHGTLVDLEYLREEEVRY
- a CDS encoding sulfite exporter TauE/SafE family protein; protein product: MSATRSQRLQKSFLKYQHVFVFAAPALFVALVLLAAPTGGSGGLDYWLEYWWLFPFFLLGATIVNTVGISGSALFVPFLIFIFPLLAHPLEPETLVKVGLISESFGLSSSSIAFIQYGLVDRRLALTIVAGSVPFVIAGAILSFFIPEPLFHAALGAALLAAGYLMLKADIGHGEPEEDTDAVSTDGGTSAELPDDDGKLGPAGVDATDDGEVTRVDRGGDTYRYSWSGYLERFANYSVGGTFQGLAGFGSGELGIISQLRTGVPTRVAIGTNHIIVATTAILASLVHVFGGTILGAFGVGGVHSLSIASTPWNMVVFTVPATVTGGQIAPYVSNALDTGTIQKGVAVLFGLISTALFLMASGAGI
- a CDS encoding acyl-CoA thioesterase/BAAT N-terminal domain-containing protein, whose translation is MSDDSHSSALTIEAPSRSPNDEAITVRITGVEPGAEVRFEAMLVDHDGVAWSSYATFLADSEGVVDLSADAPESGSYEGTEPMGWLWSMATDADVRGATLDCEPTVAVDLTAGTRNDRVERTITRQCYDPEVTTRTVDTDDLAGRLFLPGGDGPHPGVLLLHGSGGRLPTRTAQSLATHGFAVFAVRYVGAHDAIPDEHRSVPLSYFDRAGAWFRSLDAVQSDSLGVMGGSRGGELALLLGSRFAWVGGVVALAASGVAWDSPSGEPGWVADGDPVPHLEGKPIPRETVASGLDDEPVETAAIEVERTDGPILLASGRDDRVWPATELCAIAVDRLARSEFDHDFEHLVFEDAGHLISTPYAPLTGFEGSGGTPRGTAHAAEQSWPQILETLQSV
- the pheT gene encoding phenylalanine--tRNA ligase subunit beta, with amino-acid sequence MPTVDIATDELRELTGYTDTTDEEFKTELFDLGLEFEGETEDGELQFEFEPDRLDRLSVEGVARSLRYDRGDSRGVHVPDTNSADWTIEVEDVPEERPYVTGAIVRGLDLSESAFDSLIQLQEKLHATMGRKRAKGAIGVHDLTMLKGEAAVDGKGKSIRYTGVDPEEATFVPLESDAEMTPAEVIAEHHIGQEYAHLVEDMDRVPAIYDSIGLFSFPPVINGKRTEVTTNSRDLFIEMTGTDQWTIDHMLNIVCYALAARGGTIEDVNVEYETAPEEYPADLVRPDFSTKTKTVVHDRIETALGIELSEEEVLDLLERSGLEGVSTDVDGEAGYEVTIPPYRVDVLHPVDVIDDVGRAYGFNDLEPRYPDVGTIGGRHERSRLARAVRQSLVGLGFQDLLNFHMTDAAQVGDRMNLGDSESVLGSQEPVRITNPYSEDYTIARSWLLPSIMQVLENNTHRSYPQDLSEVGWVAHRDDEQNTRVAEARHVAGVLARHGVSYEDGKARLQALVDDYDAELETPPTEHPSFISGRVAEVVIDGDSVGVLGEIHPEVLVEHDLELPVVAFEFDLDALR